A single window of Oreochromis aureus strain Israel breed Guangdong linkage group 7, ZZ_aureus, whole genome shotgun sequence DNA harbors:
- the polg gene encoding DNA polymerase subunit gamma-1 — MLHVLRCPLKRTRISLQWMSLRGFCSTKPHVLQGEDSTQTRLNPLNIQMLSKGLHEQIFQGLEPEYREEAVQRSIRHLQKHQLWGKDTSLLPDVDLKLPKMYGKNIDEHFRHLAQTQSLPYLEAATKLKLAELPPMPQEWSWEVGWTRYGPTGDRQKVDFPDESALVFDVEVCTTEGQCPTLAVAVSPTNWYSWCSKRLIEERYSWSNQLTLADLIPLETPFNSARPPGGKWKERLIVGHNVSFDRAHIKEQYLLKGSKVRFMDTMSLHMAISGLTGFQRTLWMASKLGKKRGLQEVKEHIKKAGKKHEGPMIGSWDWVNISSINNLADVHALYVGGPPLQKEARETFVKGSMTDVRNNFQELMQYCALDVKATHEVFTEQLPLFMERCPHPVTLAGMLEMGVSYLPINQNWGRYLEDSQDVYEELQREMKKSLMILADDACQLLENDRYKEDPWLWDLEWDVQEFKQKKVAASKKKGSKKADNKQIATPLPDWEEDPGPPSEEEMEGPCPSRLAVENLKETVNRLPKRRQHLPAHPGWYRKLCEKMSDDSWSPGASLISLQMRLTPKLMGLTWDGFPLHYTEKHGWGYLVPGRRDNLDSQEENTGPVCPHRAIESVYKEYCEQHSKERPDYLDSIPSDDLMLTDSTVWTKVEELSSLESLMEENGLRMRKSADKNKNRSTDPHYVKEASHCHYHHGNGPYNDVDIPGCWFFKLPHKDGNHNNVGSPFSKDFLAKMEDGTLRAGRGGTNATRALEINKMMSFWRNAHKRISSQMVLWLRKGELPRSVSRHKDFDEEGQYGAILPQVITAGTVTRRAVEPTWLTASNARRDRVGSELKAMVQVPPGYHLIGADVDSQELWIAAVLGEAHFAGMHGCTAFGWMTLQGKKSQGTDLHSRTADAVGISREHAKVFNYGRIYGAGQPFAERLLMQFNHRLSQTEAASKARQMYALTKGIRRYHLSEDGEWLVNELGIDVEREEDGSVSLQELRRITRVASQSSRRKRWDIVGKRLWAGGTESDMFNKLESIAHSKNPATPVLGCRISRALEPKAVKDEFITSRVNWVVQSSAVDYLHLMLVVMKWLIEEYNIDGRFCISIHDEVRYLVRSEDRYRAALALQITNLLTRSMFAHALGMQDLPQSVAFFSAVDIDQCLRKEVNMDCVTPSNPTGVERKYGLPPGEALDIYQIIDITKGSLNKGR; from the exons ATGCTGCATGTGTTACGCTGTCCTCTGAAGAGGACTCGTATCTCTTTACAATGGATGAGTCTACGTGGCTTCTGCTCCACCAAGCCTCACGTACTTCAGGGCGAGGACTCCACACAAACTCGCCTGAACCCCCTTAACATCCAGATGCTGTCAAAAGGTCTCCACGAGCAGATCTTTCAAGGGCTGGAGCCAGAATACAGAGAGGAGGCTGTACAGCGCAGCATAAGGCACTTACAGAAACACCAGCTGTGGGGAAAGGACACCTCACTTTTGCCCGATGTTGACCTGAAACTCCCCAAAATGTATGGCAAAAACATTGACGAGCACTTTCGTCACTTGGCCCAGACACAGAGCCTTCCCTACCTTGAGGCTGCCACCAAGCTGAAACTGGCCGAGCTACCACCCATGCCTCAGGAATGGAGCTGGGAGGTTGGCTGGACACGCTATGGGCCCACTGGGGACAGGCAGAAAGTAGATTTTCCAGATGAGTCAGCTCTCGTGTTTGACGTGGAGGTGTGCACAACGGAGGGACAGTGTCCCACACTGGCTGTTGCTGTTTCTCCAACCAACTG GTACTCGTGGTGCAGTAAGCGTCTGATTGAAGAGCGATACTCCTGGTCAAACCAGCTGACCCTTGCTGATCTCATTCCGCTAGAGACACCTTTCAACTCTGCTCGCCCTCCAGGGGGTAAATGGAAGGAGAGACTGATTGTAGGCCACAATGTCAGCTTTGACCGGGCTCACATTAAGGAGCAGTACCTACTAAAG GGTTCAAAGGTGCGCTTCATGGACACCATGAGCCTTCACATGGCCATTTCAGGGCTAACCGGCTTCCAGCGCACACTGTGGATGGCCAGTAAGCTGGGTAAAAAGAGGGGTCTTCAGGAGGTCAAGGAACACATTAAGAAAGCTGGGAAGAAACACGAGGGCCCAAtg ATTGGCTCCTGGGACTGGGTGAATATTAGCAGCATTAACAATCTGGCTGATGTCCATGCACTGTATGTGGGAGGGCCGCCACTGCAGAAAGAAGCCAGAGAGACCTTTGTGAAGGGGAGCATGACGGATGTCAGAAACAATTTCCAG GAGTTAATGCAATACTGCGCCCTTGACGTTAAGGCCACACATGAGGTCTTCACAGAACAGCTGCCCCTCTTCATGGAGAG GTGCCCTCATCCAGTGACGCTTGCAGGGATGCTGGAGATGGGTGTGAGCTACCTTCCCATCAATCAAAACTGGGGGCGATACCTGGAAGATTCTCAAGATGTTTATGAAGAGCTCCAGAGAGAGATGAAGAAGTCTCTGATGATTCTAGCAGATGATGCATGTCAGCTTCTGGAGAATGACAG ATACAAAGAAGACCCCTGGCTTTGGGATCTTGAGTGGGACGTGCAGGAGTTCAAGCAGAAGAAAGTTGCAGCCAGCAAGAAGAAAGGCTCCAAAAAAGCAGATAACAAACAAATCGCCACTCCTCTTCCAGACTGGGAGGAAG ACCCAGGTCCACCATCTGAAGAAGAGATGGAAGGCCCTTGCCCCAGCCGGCTAGCTGTTGAGAATCTGAAAGAAACAGTGAATCGACTTCCTAAGAGAAGGCAGCATCTACCTGCACATCCAGG gTGGTATCGTAAGCTGTGCGAGAAGATGTCTGACGACAGCTGGTCACCTGGAGCCAGTCTGATCAGCTTGCAAATGCGACTGACACCTAAACTGATGGGCTTGACTTGGGATGGTTTCCCCTTGCATTACACAGAGAAACACGGGTGGGGGTATCTGGTACCTGGACGCAGGGATAACCTTGATTCCCAGGAGGAAAACACCGGTCCCGTGTGCCCCCACAG aGCTATTGAAAGTGTGTACAAAGAGTACTGTGAGCAGCATAGCAAGGAGCGACCGGACTATCTGGACTCAATCCCTTCAGATGACCTCATGTTGACAGACAGCACGGTGTGGACAAAG GTGGAGGAATTAAGTTCTCTGGAAAGCCTGATGGAGGAAAACGGCCTCAGAATGAGAAAAAGTGcagacaagaacaaaaacagg TCTACAGATCCACATTATGTGAAAGAGGCGAGTCACTGCCATTATCACCATGGAAACGGCCCCTACAATGATGTCGATATACCAGGTTGCTGGTTTTTCAAATTACCTCATAAG GATGGCAATCACAACAATGTCGGCAGTCCGTTCTCCAAGGACTTCCTGGCCAAGATGGAGGATGGCACTCTGAGAGCAGGAAGAGGTGGCACCAATGCAACACGAGCTCTGGAAATCAACAAAATGATGTCTTTCTGGAGGAATGCCCATAAACGTATAAG ttcccagatggtactgTGGCTCAGAAAAGGAGAGCTTCCCCGTTCTGTCAGCAG ACACAAAGATTTTGATGAGGAGGGCCAGTATGGTGCCATATTACCTCAGGTCATTACTGCTGGAACGGTAACACGTAGAGCTGTGGAGCCGACGTGGTTGACTGCCAGTAATGCTCGG CGGGATCGGGTAGGCAGTGAGCTAAAGGCCATGGTGCAGGTACCACCTGGATATCACCTGATAGGAGCAGATGTAGATTCGCAAGAGTTGTGGATTGCCGCAGTGCTTGGAGAGGCTCACTTTGCAGGCATGCATG GTTGTACAGCATTTGGCTGGATGACCCTTCAGGGAAAGAAGAGTCAAGGCACTGACCTGCACAGCCGTACAGCTGATGCTGTGGGCATCAGCCGAGAGCATGCAAAGGTGTTCAATTATGGACGCATATATGGTGCTGGGCAGCCCTTTGCTGAGAGGTTGCTCATGCAGTTCAACCATCGCCTGAGTCAGACAGAAGCTGCCAGTAAGGCCAGACAGATGTACGCCCTAACAAAAGGTATACGCAG ATATCATTTGTCAGAGGACGGCGAGTGGCTGGTGAATGAACTGGGTATAGATGTGGAGCGGGAGGAAGATGGAAGCGTCTCCCTCCAAGAATTGCGGAGGATCACTAGAGTGGCTTCACAATC TTCTCGACGGAAAAGATGGGATATTGTTGGGAAGCGTCTGTGGGCTGGAGGTACTGAATCGGACATGTTCAATAAGTTGGAGAGTATAGCCCATTCAAAGAACCCGGCCACTCCTGTTCTAGGCTGCAGGATCAGCAGAGCATTGGAGCCCAAGGCAGTtaaagatgag TTTATCACCAGCAGAGTGAACTGGGTGGTTCAGAGCTCTGCCGTGGACTACCTCCATCTGATGCTGGTGGTCATGAAGTGGCTCATTGAGGAGTATAACATTGATGGCCGCTTCTGCATCAGCATCCATGATGAGGTGCGGTATCTGGTGCGCAGTGAAGACCGTTACCGAGCAGCTCTGGCGCTTCAAATCACAAACCTCCTTACAAG GAGTATGTTTGCTCATGCTTTAGGCATGCAGGACCTTCCCCAGTCTGTAGCCTTCTTCAGTGCAGTTGACATTGACCAGTGTTTGAGGAAGGAGGTCAACATGGACTGTGTGACTCCCTCCAATCCCACAGGTGTGGAACGAAAGTATGGCCTACCGCCTG GTGAGGCCTTGGACATCTACCAAATCATCGACATCACTAAAGGCTCTCTAAACAAAGGGAGATAG
- the LOC116334585 gene encoding Golgi apparatus membrane protein TVP23 homolog A codes for MADATEDVELDFAADEQERARRSAVIRHPVASFFHLFFRVVAIVVYLLCEWISKSFASCFVLIIALLSFDFWSVKNVTGRLLVGLRWWNQIDEDGKSLWVFEAKKKSRNSNTGTEAEERIFWLGLIICPLIWTFFFFTSLFSLKIKWLSVVVAGISLQAANLYGYLRCKAGGQDGHPPDNRSFTGQQLPQRPDIIFGIL; via the exons ATGGCGGATGCAACTGAGGATGTCGAGCTGGACTTTGCAGCTGACGAGCAGGAGAGGGCGCGGAGAAGCGCAGTCATAAG GCACCCCGTGGCCTCCTTTTTCCACCTGTTCTTCCGGGTGGTTGCCATCGTTGTCTATCTGCTGTGTGAGTGGATCAGCAAGAGCTTTGCATCCTGTTTTGTCCTGATCATAGCTCTGCTCTCGTTTGACTTTTGGTCTGTGAAG AATGTGACCGGCCGCCTGCTGGTGGGGCTGCGCTGGTGGAATCAGATTGACGAAGATGGAAAGAGCCTCTGGGTATTTGAGGCCAAAAAA AAGTCCCGGAATAGTAACACTGGGACCGAAGCAGAGGAAAGGATATTCTGGCTGGGCCTTATCATCTGTCCTCTCATCTggactttcttcttcttcacctccCTCTTCTCTCTGAAGATTAAATGGCTG TCTGTGGTGGTAGCTGGCATTTCCCTCCAAGCAGCAAACCTTTATGGCTACCTACGCTGCAAGGCAGGCGGGCAGGATGGCCATCCTCCAGACAACCGCTCTTTCACGGGACAGCAGCTCCCCCAGCgt ccAGATATCATCTTTGGAATATTATAA